In Sphingomonas sp. PAMC26645, one DNA window encodes the following:
- a CDS encoding L,D-transpeptidase family protein — MRLGLIGASLLAMTCALSACEVKTTTASNTQQPAAAAAPAAASTGWTTTTAGQLRKAIAARGAHGLDRMSFDASAQPGAGDDALTKAALAYGKALSQGATDPTKLFDVYTVPRPQVDLGRGLAAALQAGDIGKWLAGLAPQDENYARLSTAYLATPKWEQTPASAIPDTGKPIKPGEADPRVPAIAHQLVAFDYLDKVAAQGDRLTPAMILAIKKMQADYGIKPDGMIGSAALGILNLSDADRARAIAVNMERLRWLDRNAPTTRIDVNLAAARLSYWRDGKLVDSRKVVVGEPDKETPQLGSPIFRLVANPTWTVPRSVEKKEMAGKGAGYLRANNLAWKNGWLVQQSGPKNSLGLVKFDMSNEHAIYLHDTPAKQLFAEIQRQRSHGCVRVEDALGFAELLAKDEGVTDQWHAARATGKETFVKLPKEIPVRLLYQTVLFDDAGEPVIRADPYGWNDRVAVALGLGTSASYKPAARDADVGP, encoded by the coding sequence GTGCGTCTTGGTTTGATCGGTGCATCGCTGCTGGCGATGACGTGTGCACTCTCGGCGTGCGAGGTGAAGACGACGACCGCCTCGAACACGCAGCAGCCCGCTGCGGCGGCGGCTCCGGCGGCTGCGTCGACCGGGTGGACCACGACCACCGCCGGGCAGTTGCGTAAGGCGATCGCGGCCCGCGGCGCTCACGGCCTCGACCGGATGAGCTTCGATGCGAGCGCGCAGCCCGGTGCCGGCGACGACGCGTTGACCAAGGCTGCGCTGGCATATGGCAAGGCGCTGTCGCAGGGCGCGACCGATCCGACCAAGTTGTTCGACGTCTACACCGTACCGCGCCCGCAGGTCGATCTCGGCCGTGGCCTCGCCGCGGCGCTCCAAGCGGGCGACATTGGCAAGTGGCTCGCCGGACTGGCACCGCAGGACGAGAATTACGCGCGCCTGTCGACGGCCTATCTCGCGACGCCGAAATGGGAGCAGACTCCGGCGTCCGCGATCCCCGACACCGGCAAGCCGATCAAGCCGGGCGAAGCCGATCCGCGCGTCCCTGCGATCGCGCACCAGCTCGTCGCGTTCGATTATCTCGACAAGGTGGCGGCGCAGGGCGATCGCCTGACCCCCGCGATGATCCTCGCGATCAAGAAGATGCAGGCGGACTACGGGATCAAGCCGGACGGCATGATCGGCAGCGCAGCGCTCGGCATCCTCAACCTGTCCGACGCGGACCGCGCGCGCGCGATCGCGGTCAACATGGAGCGGCTCCGTTGGCTCGATCGCAATGCGCCCACCACGCGGATCGACGTCAATCTCGCGGCGGCACGGCTGAGTTACTGGCGCGACGGCAAGCTGGTCGACAGCCGCAAGGTGGTGGTTGGCGAGCCCGACAAGGAAACGCCGCAGCTCGGGTCGCCGATCTTCCGGCTCGTCGCCAATCCGACCTGGACGGTGCCGCGCTCGGTCGAGAAGAAGGAGATGGCGGGCAAGGGCGCCGGGTATCTGCGCGCCAACAACCTGGCGTGGAAGAACGGCTGGCTGGTCCAGCAATCGGGGCCGAAGAACTCGCTGGGCCTCGTCAAGTTCGACATGTCCAACGAGCACGCGATCTACCTGCACGACACGCCCGCGAAGCAGCTGTTCGCCGAGATCCAGCGCCAGCGTAGCCATGGCTGCGTCCGCGTCGAGGATGCGCTCGGGTTCGCCGAGCTGCTCGCGAAGGACGAGGGCGTGACCGATCAGTGGCATGCCGCCCGCGCGACCGGCAAGGAGACGTTCGTCAAGTTGCCGAAGGAAATACCGGTGCGGCTGTTGTACCAGACCGTGCTGTTCGACGACGCCGGCGAGCCCGTCATCCGTGCCGATCCCTATGGCTGGAACGACCGCGTCGCGGTCGCGCTGGGGCTTGGGACAAGTGCGAGCTACAAGCCCGCGGCGCGCGATGCCGACGTCGGGCCGTAA
- a CDS encoding ABC transporter substrate-binding protein — protein sequence MRLTASVALFAGCAALAGCDRRPDTGAVVVSAIGGVPHVADASRVALDTPARLLMDSTAQGLVRFDAAGQIEPGIAERWIVIDGGMSYIFRLREGDWGDGTPVTAEQVVTMLRRQIGGPDTARAAAGARNPLAPFLTAIDEIVVMTPQVIEVRLSRPRPDLLKLFAQPELALLRLRPTGGTGPFRVAHRGRAPLLRPAFDPGQADPDDQREAKPQEDVRLIGERAARAIARFANRDSDLVSGGSFVDWPLLAVTSIAPANIRVDPAVGLFGLAIVRRDGFLTDAANRAAVSEAIDRSAVTGAVAPNWDAADRILPDILDSASLPQVPAWTLLTQDERRAAARQRVASWKQQIPGPIELRIALPAGPGATLLYAQVAASLMAIGIVPRRVGIDDTAELKLVDAVAPYDSARWYLAVACVACGDAAWTALEEAREAPTLAERGARIAAADAAMNEDVAFIPLARPLRWSLVSTRLSQWQANTRAWHPLNRLRADTN from the coding sequence TTGCGGCTTACGGCGAGCGTCGCGCTATTCGCCGGGTGCGCGGCGCTCGCCGGATGCGATCGGCGGCCGGATACCGGCGCGGTGGTCGTCAGTGCGATCGGCGGAGTCCCGCACGTCGCCGATGCGAGCCGGGTCGCGCTCGACACCCCTGCCCGCCTGCTGATGGACTCGACGGCGCAAGGGCTGGTGCGGTTCGATGCCGCCGGACAGATCGAGCCGGGGATCGCCGAACGCTGGATCGTGATCGACGGCGGGATGAGCTACATCTTCCGCCTGCGCGAGGGCGACTGGGGCGATGGTACGCCGGTGACCGCCGAACAGGTGGTGACGATGCTCCGGCGACAGATCGGCGGCCCCGATACCGCACGGGCAGCGGCGGGCGCACGCAATCCGCTCGCGCCGTTCCTGACCGCGATCGACGAGATCGTCGTGATGACGCCGCAGGTGATCGAGGTGCGGCTGTCGCGGCCGCGCCCCGACCTGCTCAAGCTGTTCGCGCAACCCGAACTCGCGTTGCTGCGGCTTCGACCGACCGGCGGGACCGGACCGTTCCGCGTGGCACATCGCGGTCGTGCACCGTTGCTGCGCCCGGCGTTCGATCCGGGTCAGGCCGATCCCGACGACCAGCGCGAGGCAAAGCCGCAGGAGGACGTCCGGCTGATCGGCGAGCGTGCGGCGCGGGCGATCGCGCGCTTCGCCAATCGCGACTCCGATCTGGTGAGCGGCGGCAGTTTCGTCGACTGGCCGTTGCTGGCGGTGACCAGTATCGCGCCGGCGAACATCCGCGTCGATCCGGCGGTGGGGCTGTTCGGCCTGGCGATCGTCCGGCGCGACGGGTTCCTGACCGATGCCGCCAACCGCGCCGCGGTGTCGGAGGCGATCGACCGGTCGGCGGTGACGGGGGCGGTTGCGCCGAACTGGGACGCGGCGGATCGCATCCTGCCAGATATCCTCGACTCCGCCTCGCTGCCGCAGGTGCCGGCATGGACGCTGTTGACGCAGGACGAACGTCGCGCTGCCGCGCGCCAGCGGGTCGCGAGCTGGAAGCAGCAGATTCCGGGACCGATCGAATTGCGGATCGCGCTGCCCGCCGGGCCGGGGGCGACGTTGCTGTATGCGCAGGTCGCGGCGTCGCTGATGGCGATCGGTATCGTCCCCCGGCGAGTCGGGATCGACGACACGGCCGAACTGAAACTGGTCGATGCGGTCGCGCCCTATGACAGTGCCCGCTGGTATCTGGCGGTGGCCTGCGTCGCGTGCGGCGATGCGGCATGGACGGCACTCGAAGAGGCACGCGAGGCGCCGACGCTCGCCGAACGCGGTGCCAGAATCGCCGCCGCCGATGCCGCGATGAACGAAGACGTGGCGTTCATCCCGCTGGCGCGACCCTTGCGCTGGTCGCTGGTCTCTACTCGCCTCAGCCAGTGGCAGGCGAACACCCGCGCGTGGCACCCGTTGAACCGGTTGCGCGCCGATACCAACTAA
- a CDS encoding I78 family peptidase inhibitor — protein MTTIKGSMLVSMLGLACLGACASTGTNDRLSTGRCRADAAAALAGQTAPSDTDILRRTGSAVVRRLAPGDPMTRDYRQERVTVVVADGRVVSASCG, from the coding sequence ATGACGACGATCAAGGGAAGCATGCTGGTGTCAATGCTTGGGCTGGCGTGCCTCGGAGCCTGCGCCTCGACCGGCACGAACGACCGGCTAAGTACGGGACGATGCCGCGCCGATGCCGCCGCGGCGCTTGCCGGGCAGACCGCGCCTAGCGACACGGATATTCTTCGCCGGACGGGAAGCGCCGTGGTCCGTCGGCTCGCGCCGGGCGATCCGATGACGCGCGATTACCGGCAGGAGCGCGTGACCGTCGTCGTCGCGGACGGCCGGGTAGTTTCCGCATCCTGTGGTTGA
- a CDS encoding DUF4112 domain-containing protein yields the protein MNPRTTRIAPGEIFQTLPLGKDALSVRRRVEAMERVMEGLFVIPGTNRKVGMDVVLDLIPFAGSTIAAAVGAWMAWEARNIGMSKIQMARMFGNVGIDWAFGMIPFVGAIPDFFFRSNTCNLRIIKRHLDKHYPSTTTLQG from the coding sequence ATGAACCCGCGCACCACCCGCATCGCCCCCGGCGAGATCTTCCAGACGCTGCCGCTCGGCAAGGACGCGCTATCGGTGCGCCGCCGCGTCGAGGCGATGGAGCGCGTGATGGAGGGGTTGTTCGTCATCCCCGGCACCAACCGCAAGGTCGGCATGGACGTCGTGCTCGACCTGATCCCGTTCGCAGGCAGCACGATCGCGGCGGCGGTCGGCGCGTGGATGGCATGGGAAGCGCGCAACATCGGCATGTCGAAGATCCAGATGGCGCGGATGTTCGGCAATGTCGGGATCGACTGGGCGTTCGGGATGATCCCGTTCGTCGGCGCGATCCCGGATTTTTTCTTCCGCTCGAACACGTGCAACCTGCGGATTATCAAGCGCCATCTCGACAAGCATTATCCGTCGACGACGACGCTTCAGGGGTAA
- a CDS encoding endonuclease/exonuclease/phosphatase family protein, which translates to MIKVASYNIHKGIGLDRRRNPERVVEVLREIDADVIALQEADRRFGAKACVLPHHLLEEHSDWKPVDFGLRALSMGWHGNVILVRKSARVVDSEPLHLPSLEPRGAVMADVQFAGGMLRVLGMHLDLSGLWRRKQAAAIMNHVDTCAQGHPTVMMGDLNEWSAGAGCLRDFSRDYAFAETGASFHSRRAVARLDRIMVSSDLNVVECGVHASPAARKASDHLPIWAILETKTPTNRTGVTG; encoded by the coding sequence ATGATCAAGGTCGCCAGCTACAATATCCACAAGGGCATCGGGCTCGACCGTCGGCGCAATCCCGAACGCGTGGTCGAGGTACTGCGCGAGATCGATGCCGACGTGATCGCGCTGCAGGAAGCGGACCGACGCTTCGGGGCCAAGGCCTGCGTGCTGCCGCATCACCTGCTGGAGGAGCATAGCGACTGGAAGCCGGTCGACTTCGGCCTGCGCGCGCTCAGCATGGGCTGGCACGGCAATGTCATCCTCGTTCGCAAGTCGGCGCGGGTGGTCGATAGCGAACCGCTCCACCTCCCCTCGCTCGAACCACGCGGTGCGGTGATGGCCGACGTCCAGTTCGCGGGCGGCATGTTACGCGTGCTCGGCATGCATCTCGATCTGTCCGGACTGTGGCGGCGCAAGCAGGCCGCCGCGATCATGAACCACGTCGATACCTGCGCGCAGGGGCATCCGACGGTGATGATGGGCGACCTCAACGAATGGAGCGCGGGCGCCGGGTGCCTGCGCGATTTCAGCCGCGACTATGCGTTCGCCGAGACGGGAGCGAGCTTCCATTCGCGGCGCGCGGTCGCTCGGCTCGACCGGATCATGGTGTCGTCGGACTTGAACGTGGTCGAGTGCGGCGTGCATGCGAGCCCGGCGGCGCGGAAAGCCTCGGATCACCTGCCGATCTGGGCTATTCTAGAAACAAAGACACCGACGAACCGAACCGGGGTCACCGGATAA
- a CDS encoding NAD-dependent succinate-semialdehyde dehydrogenase has protein sequence MTTAYDTKLGLYIAGEWLSGDGRETRDVLNPATGAGQAALPLANAADLDRALEATQRGFIAWRATPPEKRAAILVRTAQLLRERGDHIARIATLEQGKIQAEAKGEVAFAAALLDFHAAEGLRVYGRVLPRPSGTRSLVLHQPVGPVAAFCAWNFPIMNVVRKIAPAVAAGCSIIIKPSEETAGSAVEVMRCFQDAGLPGDVAQCVFGVPDMVSRHLLASPITRKLSFTGSVPVGKALMKLAADTMMRTTMELGGHGPVLVFDDCDLEKTLDTLVAHKFRNAGQVCVAPTRFHVQDGIYDRFAAGFAERTRALKIGDGMDAASQMGPMANARRPDAIAELVGDATGHGAKLLAGGDYGGQGGFFFQPTVLADVPLSARAMNEEPFGPVALLSRFATDEDAVTEANRLPFGLAAYCFTENGRRQNMLGDAIEAGMIAINNVRLSYPDSPFGGVKESGHGSEDGPEGIAAHLVTKAVHIS, from the coding sequence ATGACCACCGCCTATGACACCAAGCTCGGGCTCTACATCGCCGGCGAATGGCTGAGCGGCGACGGTCGCGAGACTCGCGACGTGCTGAACCCGGCGACCGGTGCGGGACAGGCGGCACTGCCGCTCGCCAACGCCGCGGACCTCGATCGGGCGCTGGAAGCGACGCAGCGCGGCTTTATCGCATGGCGTGCGACCCCGCCGGAAAAGCGCGCCGCGATCCTGGTCCGGACCGCGCAACTGCTGCGCGAGCGCGGCGATCACATCGCGCGCATCGCTACGCTCGAGCAGGGCAAGATCCAGGCCGAGGCGAAGGGCGAGGTCGCGTTTGCCGCCGCGCTGCTCGATTTCCATGCCGCCGAGGGCCTGCGCGTCTATGGCCGCGTGCTGCCTCGCCCATCGGGTACGCGCAGCCTGGTCCTGCACCAGCCGGTTGGCCCGGTGGCGGCGTTCTGCGCATGGAACTTCCCGATCATGAACGTCGTGCGCAAGATCGCGCCAGCGGTCGCGGCCGGCTGCTCGATCATCATCAAGCCATCCGAGGAAACCGCGGGTAGCGCGGTCGAGGTCATGCGCTGCTTCCAGGACGCCGGATTGCCCGGTGACGTCGCGCAATGCGTGTTCGGCGTGCCCGACATGGTGTCGCGCCACCTGCTCGCCTCGCCGATCACGCGGAAACTGAGCTTCACCGGATCTGTGCCGGTCGGCAAGGCGCTGATGAAGCTGGCCGCCGATACGATGATGCGGACGACGATGGAGCTGGGCGGGCACGGCCCGGTGCTGGTGTTCGACGATTGCGACCTGGAGAAGACGCTCGATACGCTGGTCGCGCACAAGTTTCGCAATGCCGGCCAGGTCTGCGTCGCGCCGACGCGCTTCCACGTACAGGACGGCATCTATGACCGGTTTGCCGCCGGTTTCGCCGAGCGAACGCGCGCGCTGAAGATCGGCGACGGCATGGATGCGGCGAGCCAGATGGGCCCGATGGCCAACGCCCGCCGTCCCGATGCGATCGCCGAGCTGGTCGGCGATGCGACCGGGCACGGCGCCAAGCTGCTCGCCGGCGGCGACTATGGCGGCCAGGGCGGGTTCTTCTTCCAGCCGACCGTGCTGGCCGACGTACCCCTGTCGGCGCGCGCGATGAACGAGGAGCCGTTCGGCCCGGTCGCCCTGCTGAGCCGGTTCGCGACGGACGAGGACGCGGTGACCGAAGCCAACCGCCTGCCGTTCGGTCTGGCGGCGTATTGCTTCACCGAGAATGGCCGTCGCCAGAACATGCTCGGCGACGCGATCGAGGCGGGAATGATCGCGATCAACAACGTCCGGCTGAGCTATCCCGACAGCCCGTTCGGCGGCGTGAAGGAAAGCGGGCATGGTTCCGAGGACGGCCCCGAGGGCATTGCCGCGCATCTGGTCACGAAGGCCGTTCATATCAGCTGA